From Bradyrhizobium symbiodeficiens, the proteins below share one genomic window:
- the rpoZ gene encoding DNA-directed RNA polymerase subunit omega, whose product MARVTVEDCIDKVDNRFDLVLLAAHRARMISSGSQLTVDRDNDKNPVVSLREIADTTISPEDLREELVHSLQKFVEVDEPEPDTVPLIGSAGASVDADDTEVAVERMTEEELLKGLEGLAPPEEQPEEDE is encoded by the coding sequence ATGGCTCGCGTCACCGTAGAAGATTGTATCGACAAGGTCGACAACCGGTTTGACCTGGTCCTGCTGGCCGCCCACCGTGCCCGCATGATTTCGTCCGGATCACAACTAACGGTTGACCGCGATAACGACAAGAACCCTGTTGTGTCTTTGCGCGAAATTGCTGACACGACGATTTCGCCCGAGGACCTCCGCGAGGAGTTGGTGCACTCGCTCCAGAAGTTCGTCGAGGTCGACGAGCCCGAGCCGGATACGGTGCCGCTGATTGGTTCCGCAGGTGCGAGCGTCGATGCGGACGATACCGAAGTCGCCGTCGAGCGCATGACCGAAGAGGAGCTCCTGAAGGGCCTCGAAGGCCTTGCGCCGCCCGAGGAGCAGCCCGAGGAAGACGAGTAA
- a CDS encoding uracil-DNA glycosylase yields the protein MTTSRSEAARSSRQSPNVVPDRDCPLCPRLVAFREANRAREPLWHNAPVAPFGDIKARLLIVGLAPGMQGANRTGRPFTGDYAGDLLYATLLEYGFAKGTYQARPDDGLKLVDCRIANAVHCVPPQNKPLPVEINTCRQFLVANLATMPKLRAIIALGRIAHDSVLKPLNLKASQAPFSHGAVHQAGAFKLYDSYHCSRYNTNTRVLTPDMFRSVFAKVKADLD from the coding sequence ATGACGACTTCGAGGAGTGAGGCGGCCCGGTCAAGCCGCCAGTCTCCCAACGTCGTTCCCGACCGCGATTGTCCGCTCTGTCCGCGCCTGGTCGCCTTTCGCGAGGCGAACCGGGCGCGCGAGCCGTTATGGCACAATGCGCCCGTTGCGCCCTTCGGCGACATCAAAGCCCGCCTGTTGATCGTCGGCCTCGCGCCGGGGATGCAGGGCGCCAACCGCACGGGGCGGCCGTTCACCGGCGATTACGCCGGTGACCTGCTCTACGCCACGCTGCTCGAATATGGCTTTGCCAAGGGCACCTATCAGGCGCGTCCCGATGACGGCCTGAAGCTGGTCGACTGCCGGATCGCCAACGCAGTGCATTGCGTTCCGCCGCAGAACAAGCCGCTGCCGGTCGAGATCAACACCTGCCGGCAGTTCCTCGTCGCGAATCTCGCAACGATGCCAAAGCTGCGCGCGATCATCGCGCTCGGGCGGATTGCGCACGACAGCGTGCTCAAGCCGCTGAACCTGAAGGCCTCGCAGGCCCCCTTCAGCCACGGCGCCGTGCATCAGGCCGGCGCGTTCAAGCTTTACGACAGCTATCACTGCTCGCGCTACAACACGAACACCCGCGTGCTGACGCCGGACATGTTCCGCTCGGTGTTCGCGAAGGTGAAGGCGGATCTGGATTAG
- the parC gene encoding DNA topoisomerase IV subunit A translates to MGKRIVPPEEPAEIHEVPLREALEERYLAYALSTIMHRALPDARDGLKPVHRRILYGMRLLRLDPGTAFKKSAKIVGDVMGSFHPHGDQAIYDAMVRLAQDFSSRYPLVDGQGNFGNIDGDNPAAYRYTEARMTDVARLLLEGIDEDGVEFRPNYDGQSKEPIVLPGGFPNLLANGAQGIAVGMATSIPPHNAAELCEAALHLIEKPDAKSKALMRWVKGPDFPTGGICVDSKQSIAEAYTTGRGSFRVRARWEQEEGARGAWVVVVTEIPFLVQKSRLIEKVAELLDQKKLPLVGDIRDESAEDVRIVIEPKSKNVDPALMMESLFRLTELENKIPLNLNVLIKGRVPKVVGLAECLREWLDHLRDVLIRRSNHRKAEIERRLEILGGLLIAYLNIDEVIRIIRNEDEPKPALIKAFKLTEVQAEAILNMRLRSLRKLEEMEIRTEEKDLRKELKGLEGLLASEPEQWKKVGEQVGKVRDMFGPKTPLGKRRTTFADAPEHDLAAIEEAFVEREPVTVVVSDKGWIRTMKGHVEDLSGLAFKQDDKLGFAFFAETTSKLLLFATNGKFYSLDVAKLPGGRGHGEPIRLFIDLEQEAAPVALFVNKGGRKFLVASHEGQGFVVNEDDCVGTTKKGKQVLNVDMPNEARVVTEVLGDTVAVIGENRKMLIFPLDQVPEMARGRGVRLQKYKDGGLSDIAVFEAKAGLTWKDSAGREFSATTKELAEWKGTRADAGRLPPKGFPKSNKFGRVIG, encoded by the coding sequence ATGGGAAAACGAATCGTTCCGCCGGAAGAACCGGCCGAAATTCACGAGGTGCCGCTGCGTGAAGCGCTCGAGGAGCGCTATCTCGCCTATGCGCTCTCCACCATCATGCACCGCGCGCTGCCCGACGCGCGCGACGGCCTGAAGCCGGTTCACCGCCGCATCCTCTACGGCATGCGCCTGCTCAGGCTCGACCCCGGCACCGCGTTCAAAAAATCCGCCAAGATCGTCGGCGACGTAATGGGCTCGTTCCATCCGCACGGCGACCAGGCGATCTACGATGCCATGGTCCGCCTCGCGCAGGACTTCTCCTCGCGCTATCCGCTGGTCGACGGCCAGGGCAATTTCGGCAATATCGACGGCGATAATCCCGCCGCCTACCGCTACACCGAAGCGCGCATGACCGACGTCGCGCGGCTTCTGCTCGAAGGCATCGACGAGGACGGCGTCGAGTTCCGCCCCAATTACGACGGCCAGTCGAAGGAGCCGATCGTGCTGCCCGGCGGCTTCCCGAACCTGCTCGCCAATGGCGCGCAGGGCATCGCGGTCGGCATGGCGACCTCGATCCCGCCGCACAACGCGGCAGAGCTCTGCGAAGCCGCGCTGCACCTGATCGAGAAGCCCGACGCCAAGTCCAAGGCGCTGATGAGGTGGGTCAAGGGCCCCGATTTCCCGACCGGCGGCATCTGCGTCGATTCCAAGCAGTCCATTGCCGAGGCCTACACCACCGGCCGTGGCTCGTTCCGCGTCCGCGCGCGGTGGGAGCAGGAGGAGGGCGCGCGAGGCGCCTGGGTCGTCGTCGTCACCGAGATTCCCTTCCTGGTGCAGAAGTCGCGACTGATCGAGAAGGTCGCCGAGCTGCTCGACCAGAAGAAACTGCCGCTGGTCGGCGACATCAGGGACGAATCGGCCGAAGACGTCCGCATCGTCATCGAGCCGAAATCGAAGAACGTCGATCCCGCCTTGATGATGGAATCGCTGTTCCGTCTCACCGAGCTCGAAAACAAGATTCCGCTGAACCTCAACGTTCTGATCAAGGGCCGCGTCCCCAAGGTGGTGGGCCTGGCCGAGTGTCTTCGCGAATGGCTCGACCATCTGCGCGACGTCCTGATCCGCCGCAGCAATCATCGCAAGGCCGAGATCGAGCGCCGGCTCGAGATTCTCGGCGGCCTGTTGATCGCCTATCTCAACATCGACGAGGTGATCCGGATCATCCGCAACGAGGACGAGCCGAAGCCGGCGCTGATCAAGGCGTTCAAGCTCACCGAGGTGCAGGCCGAAGCCATCCTCAACATGCGGCTTCGCTCCTTGCGCAAGCTCGAGGAAATGGAGATCCGCACCGAGGAAAAGGATCTGCGCAAGGAGCTGAAGGGCCTCGAGGGGCTGCTGGCCTCCGAGCCCGAGCAATGGAAGAAGGTCGGCGAGCAGGTCGGCAAGGTCCGCGACATGTTTGGACCGAAGACGCCGCTCGGCAAGCGCCGCACCACTTTTGCCGACGCGCCCGAGCACGATCTCGCCGCGATCGAGGAGGCCTTCGTCGAACGCGAGCCGGTGACGGTCGTGGTCTCCGACAAGGGCTGGATCCGCACCATGAAGGGCCATGTCGAGGATCTCTCGGGGCTGGCCTTCAAGCAGGACGACAAGCTCGGCTTTGCGTTCTTCGCCGAGACGACCTCGAAGCTGCTGCTGTTCGCCACCAATGGCAAGTTCTACTCGCTCGACGTCGCCAAGCTGCCGGGCGGCCGCGGCCACGGCGAGCCGATCCGCCTGTTCATCGACCTCGAACAGGAGGCGGCGCCCGTCGCGCTGTTCGTCAACAAGGGCGGACGCAAATTCCTGGTCGCGAGCCACGAGGGCCAGGGTTTCGTGGTCAACGAGGACGATTGCGTCGGCACCACCAAGAAGGGCAAGCAGGTCCTCAACGTCGACATGCCGAACGAGGCGCGCGTGGTTACCGAAGTGCTCGGTGACACCGTCGCGGTCATCGGCGAGAACCGCAAGATGCTGATCTTCCCGCTCGACCAGGTGCCGGAGATGGCGCGCGGCCGCGGCGTTCGTTTGCAGAAATACAAGGATGGCGGTCTCTCCGACATTGCCGTGTTCGAGGCGAAGGCCGGCCTGACCTGGAAGGATTCCGCCGGCCGCGAATTCAGCGCGACCACGAAGGAGCTCGCGGAGTGGAAGGGCACCCGCGCCGACGCCGGCCGCCTGCCGCCGAAGGGATTCCCGAAGTCGAACAAGTTCGGCCGGGTGATCGGGTAG
- the acpS gene encoding holo-ACP synthase, with protein MIIGIGSDLIDITRVAKVIERHGERFLDRIFTTAERAKAERRAKNEKMVVATYAKRFAAKEACSKALGTGIRRGVWWRDMGVVNLPGGRPTMQLTGGALARLQALTPEGFEARIDLSITDDWPLAQAFVIISAVPLRKP; from the coding sequence ATGATCATCGGCATCGGCTCCGACCTGATCGACATCACCCGCGTGGCGAAGGTGATCGAGCGCCATGGCGAGCGTTTCCTCGACCGCATCTTCACAACGGCCGAGCGGGCCAAGGCGGAGCGGCGGGCCAAGAACGAGAAGATGGTGGTGGCGACCTATGCCAAGCGTTTCGCCGCCAAGGAGGCCTGCTCCAAGGCGCTCGGCACCGGGATCCGGCGCGGCGTCTGGTGGCGCGACATGGGGGTGGTCAACCTGCCAGGCGGGCGGCCGACCATGCAGTTGACCGGCGGGGCGCTGGCCCGGCTCCAGGCCCTGACCCCGGAGGGGTTCGAGGCGCGGATCGACCTGTCGATCACCGACGACTGGCCCCTGGCGCAGGCCTTCGTCATCATTTCTGCCGTCCCGCTGCGGAAACCCTGA
- a CDS encoding NYN domain-containing protein: MSPSSTDKIALFIDGANLYATAKTLGFDIDYKRLLKEFQSRGTLLRAFYYTAIIEDQEYSSIRPLIDWLDYNGYTVVTKATKEFIDASGRRKVKGNMDIELAVDAMELAEHIDQMVLFSGDGDFRSLVEAVQRRGVRVTVISTIASQPPMIADELRRQADVFTDLVELQSKLGRDPSERPAPRDRGERGEGRHHAPQFLQRATTMAPRGDDDFEE, from the coding sequence ATGTCACCTTCCTCTACCGACAAGATCGCGCTCTTCATCGACGGAGCCAATCTCTACGCAACGGCGAAAACTCTGGGCTTCGACATCGACTACAAGCGCCTGCTGAAGGAGTTTCAGAGCCGCGGAACGCTGCTTCGGGCGTTCTACTACACCGCGATCATCGAGGATCAGGAGTACTCCTCGATCCGCCCGCTGATCGACTGGCTGGATTACAACGGCTACACCGTCGTGACCAAGGCGACCAAGGAGTTCATCGACGCCTCCGGCCGCCGTAAGGTCAAGGGCAACATGGACATCGAGCTCGCCGTGGACGCCATGGAGCTTGCCGAGCACATCGACCAGATGGTGCTGTTCTCCGGTGACGGCGACTTCCGCTCCCTGGTCGAGGCCGTGCAGCGCCGCGGGGTGCGGGTCACGGTGATCTCCACCATCGCCAGCCAGCCGCCGATGATCGCCGACGAGCTGCGCCGGCAGGCCGACGTCTTCACCGATCTCGTCGAGCTGCAATCCAAGCTCGGCCGCGATCCGTCCGAACGCCCCGCCCCGCGTGACCGCGGCGAGCGTGGTGAGGGACGCCACCACGCCCCGCAATTCCTCCAGCGCGCAACCACGATGGCGCCGAGGGGCGATGACGACTTCGAGGAGTGA
- the rnc gene encoding ribonuclease III, with product MKDEAKDIATEPIEAQAGLDGEAATKSLATKAAAGKAPAKKKRTRSSKAKAATDANAALEARIGHSFADPNMLMQAITHVSALKSGRKRGDSYQRLEFLGDHVLGLVVSDMLYHAFPNADEGELSKRLAELVRKESCADVAKSLGLLDDIKLGSVGSSADARLRKSILGDICEAVIGAVFLDGGYAAASEFVKRNWTERMHKPRRPLRDPKTVLQEWAQGKGLPTPVYREVERTGPHHDPQFRVAVDLPGLAPAEGIGGSKRAAEKVAASVMIEREGVGGSNDG from the coding sequence ATGAAAGACGAAGCCAAGGACATCGCAACCGAACCGATCGAGGCACAAGCGGGCCTCGACGGCGAAGCTGCGACCAAGAGCCTTGCAACCAAGGCTGCTGCAGGCAAGGCGCCCGCGAAGAAGAAGCGGACGCGGAGCAGCAAGGCCAAGGCTGCCACCGATGCGAACGCGGCGCTCGAGGCGCGCATCGGCCACAGCTTCGCCGACCCCAACATGCTGATGCAGGCGATCACGCATGTCTCGGCGCTGAAGTCCGGGCGCAAGCGCGGCGACAGCTATCAGCGCCTGGAATTCCTCGGCGACCACGTGCTCGGGCTGGTCGTCTCCGACATGCTCTATCATGCGTTCCCGAACGCCGATGAGGGCGAGCTGTCCAAGCGACTTGCCGAGCTCGTGCGCAAGGAAAGCTGCGCCGACGTCGCCAAGTCGCTCGGTCTGCTCGACGACATCAAGCTCGGCTCGGTCGGCTCCAGCGCCGACGCGCGCCTGCGCAAGTCCATCCTCGGCGACATCTGCGAGGCCGTGATCGGCGCCGTCTTCCTCGACGGCGGCTACGCGGCGGCGTCCGAATTCGTCAAGCGCAACTGGACCGAGCGCATGCACAAGCCGCGCCGTCCCTTGCGCGATCCCAAGACCGTGCTGCAGGAATGGGCGCAGGGCAAGGGACTGCCGACGCCGGTTTACCGCGAGGTCGAGCGCACCGGCCCGCATCATGATCCGCAATTCCGCGTCGCGGTGGACCTGCCGGGGCTCGCGCCGGCCGAAGGCATCGGCGGCAGCAAGCGCGCGGCAGAGAAGGTGGCAGCTTCAGTGATGATCGAACGAGAAGGTGTTGGCGGCAGCAATGACGGCTGA
- a CDS encoding RelA/SpoT family protein: MVYRRRRFMQMQAATESVAAAPTAPVARPAKPRARMMRQYDLVERVRSYNPNTDEDLLNRAYVYAMKAHGSQTRASGDPYFSHPLEVAAILTDLKLDDATIVAALLHDTIEDTEATRAEIDQIFGPEIGALVEGLTKLKRLELVSREAKQAENLRKLLLAIADDVRVLLVKLADRLHNMRTLDFVPPESRRRIAEETLDIYAPLAGRMGMQEMREELEDLSFRTLDPEAYSVVMQRLDALAERNRNLIGEIEDQLSNNLRHRGLGARVYGRRKKPFSIWTKMERKSVGFEQLSDIFGFRLVVNDIEACYRALGIVHTTWPVVPGRFKDYISTPKQNDYRSIHTTVIGPGNQRVELQIRTEAMDQIAERGIAAHVFYKEGVGSPTEFLKRESNAFAWLRHTIGILSESANPEEFLEHTKLELFHDQVFCFTPKGKLIALPRHANVIDFAYAVHTDVGNSAVGCKINGQFAPLSSELQNGDEVEVLTSEAQSAPPSAWETLAVTGKARAAIRRATRTAVRDQYAGLGRRIVERLFERAKIEYADDKLKGALPRLARTSIEDVMAAVGRGEIKASHVARAMYPDYKEERIARYGVKKGLAAKLKEKSSEPPRSPVAIPIRGINSDLPVKFAPNGGAVPGDRIVGIVTPGEGITIYPIQAPALKDFEEEPERWLDVRWDIEDSAPQRFPARIRVENVNEPGALAQIATVIAEHDGNIDNISMQRRSPDFTETTIDLEVYDLKHLSAILAQLRAKAVVAKVERVNG; the protein is encoded by the coding sequence ATGGTATATCGGCGCCGCAGATTCATGCAGATGCAGGCCGCAACCGAATCGGTTGCCGCGGCCCCGACTGCGCCGGTCGCGCGCCCGGCCAAGCCCCGCGCGCGAATGATGCGTCAATATGACCTCGTCGAGCGTGTCAGGTCCTACAATCCCAACACCGACGAAGACCTGCTGAACCGCGCCTATGTCTACGCCATGAAGGCGCATGGCTCGCAGACCCGCGCCTCGGGCGATCCGTATTTCTCGCACCCGCTCGAAGTGGCGGCGATTCTCACTGACCTGAAGCTCGACGACGCCACCATCGTGGCCGCGCTGCTCCACGACACCATCGAGGACACCGAAGCGACGCGGGCCGAGATCGACCAGATCTTCGGGCCCGAGATCGGCGCCCTGGTCGAGGGCCTGACCAAGCTGAAGCGGCTCGAGCTGGTGTCGCGGGAGGCCAAGCAGGCCGAGAACCTTCGCAAATTGTTGCTGGCCATTGCCGACGATGTCCGTGTGCTTCTGGTCAAGCTCGCCGACCGCCTGCACAACATGCGCACGCTGGATTTCGTGCCGCCGGAATCGCGCAGGCGCATTGCCGAGGAGACGCTCGACATCTATGCGCCGCTGGCGGGGCGCATGGGCATGCAGGAGATGCGCGAGGAGCTGGAGGATCTGTCCTTCCGCACCCTCGATCCCGAGGCCTATTCGGTGGTGATGCAGCGCCTCGACGCGCTGGCCGAACGCAACCGCAATCTGATCGGCGAGATCGAGGACCAGCTCTCCAACAATCTGCGCCACCGGGGCTTGGGCGCGCGGGTCTATGGCCGCCGCAAGAAGCCGTTTTCGATCTGGACCAAGATGGAGCGCAAGTCGGTCGGCTTCGAGCAATTGTCCGACATCTTCGGCTTTCGTCTCGTCGTCAACGATATCGAGGCCTGCTACCGCGCGCTCGGCATCGTCCACACCACTTGGCCCGTCGTGCCGGGGCGCTTCAAGGACTATATCTCGACGCCGAAGCAGAACGACTACCGCTCGATCCACACCACGGTGATCGGCCCCGGCAACCAGCGCGTCGAGTTGCAGATCCGCACCGAGGCGATGGACCAGATCGCCGAGCGCGGCATCGCCGCGCACGTGTTCTACAAGGAGGGCGTGGGGTCGCCGACCGAATTCCTCAAGCGCGAGTCCAATGCGTTCGCCTGGCTGCGCCACACCATCGGCATCCTCTCGGAGAGCGCCAACCCCGAGGAATTCCTCGAGCACACCAAGCTCGAGCTGTTCCACGACCAGGTGTTCTGCTTCACTCCCAAGGGCAAGCTGATCGCGCTGCCGCGCCATGCCAACGTGATCGACTTCGCCTATGCCGTTCACACTGACGTCGGCAACAGCGCGGTGGGCTGCAAGATCAACGGCCAGTTCGCGCCGCTGTCCTCGGAGCTTCAGAACGGCGACGAGGTCGAGGTGCTGACCTCGGAAGCGCAATCGGCGCCGCCTTCGGCCTGGGAGACGCTTGCGGTCACCGGCAAGGCGCGCGCCGCGATCCGCCGCGCCACGCGCACGGCCGTGCGCGATCAATATGCCGGGCTCGGCCGGCGCATCGTGGAGCGCCTGTTCGAGCGCGCCAAGATCGAATATGCCGACGACAAGCTCAAGGGCGCGCTGCCGCGGCTCGCACGCACCTCGATCGAGGACGTGATGGCGGCCGTGGGGCGCGGCGAGATCAAGGCCTCCCATGTCGCGCGGGCGATGTATCCCGACTACAAGGAGGAGCGCATCGCGCGCTACGGCGTCAAGAAGGGGCTCGCCGCCAAGCTCAAGGAGAAGTCGTCGGAGCCGCCGCGCAGTCCGGTCGCGATCCCGATTCGCGGCATCAATTCCGACCTGCCGGTGAAGTTCGCCCCCAACGGCGGCGCCGTGCCCGGCGACCGCATCGTCGGCATCGTCACGCCGGGCGAGGGCATCACGATCTACCCGATCCAGGCGCCGGCGCTGAAGGATTTCGAGGAGGAGCCCGAGCGCTGGCTCGACGTCCGCTGGGACATCGAGGACTCCGCGCCGCAGCGCTTCCCCGCCCGCATCCGGGTCGAGAACGTCAACGAGCCCGGCGCGCTGGCCCAGATCGCGACTGTGATCGCCGAGCACGACGGCAACATCGACAACATCAGCATGCAGCGCCGCTCGCCGGATTTCACGGAAACGACGATCGATCTCGAAGTCTACGATCTGAAACATTTGAGCGCGATCCTGGCCCAGTTGCGCGCCAAGGCGGTCGTCGCCAAAGTCGAACGTGTTAATGGATGA
- a CDS encoding pyridoxine 5'-phosphate synthase, whose translation MPASKLRLGVNIDHVATVRNARGGRHPDPVRAALLAIEAGADGITAHLREDRRHIRDEDMARLKAEISKPLNFEMAATDDMMRISLATKPHAVCLVPERRQEVTTEGGLDVVGQHNPLAPYIARLTDAGIRVSLFIAADPAQIEMAARLRAPVIEIHTGAWCDAVVDGHTEKAAGEWQRIVAGVKLAKAAGLEVHAGHGLDYETAETIAALPDIMELNIGYYMIGEALFVGLAETVRSMRAAMDRGRSRA comes from the coding sequence ATGCCCGCTTCGAAGCTTCGCCTCGGCGTCAATATCGATCACGTCGCAACCGTGCGTAACGCGCGCGGCGGCCGCCATCCCGATCCGGTGCGCGCGGCGCTGCTGGCGATCGAAGCCGGTGCCGACGGCATCACCGCGCATCTGCGCGAGGATCGCCGCCACATCCGCGATGAGGACATGGCGCGGCTGAAGGCCGAGATCTCCAAGCCGCTCAATTTCGAGATGGCGGCGACCGACGACATGATGCGCATCTCGCTCGCCACCAAGCCGCACGCGGTGTGCCTGGTGCCGGAGCGCCGGCAGGAGGTGACCACCGAGGGCGGGCTCGATGTGGTCGGTCAGCACAATCCGCTCGCGCCCTACATCGCGCGGTTGACCGATGCCGGCATCCGGGTCTCGCTGTTCATCGCTGCCGATCCCGCCCAGATCGAAATGGCCGCGCGGTTGCGCGCGCCGGTGATCGAGATCCACACCGGCGCCTGGTGCGACGCTGTGGTCGACGGTCACACCGAAAAGGCCGCGGGCGAATGGCAGCGGATCGTGGCGGGCGTGAAGCTGGCCAAGGCCGCCGGGCTCGAGGTCCATGCCGGCCACGGGCTCGACTACGAGACGGCGGAGACGATCGCAGCGCTGCCTGACATCATGGAGCTCAACATCGGCTATTACATGATCGGCGAAGCGCTGTTCGTCGGTCTCGCCGAGACGGTGCGCAGCATGCGCGCGGCAATGGACCGAGGCCGGAGCCGGGCATGA
- the recO gene encoding DNA repair protein RecO has protein sequence MEWTDEGIVLGVRRHGESSAIVELLTRGHGRHLGLVRGGAGSRMRPLLQPGNSVSVVWRARLDEHLGTYAIEGLKLRAATLLGSSHGVYGVTHLASIARLLPERDPHEEIFTQLQHSLDDFDDIGSAAVHVIHFELAMLGELGFGLALENCAVTGEPTDLIYVSPKSGGAVSRGAGEPWRDRLLRLPPFLRQGEVQGELTDEDLQDGFRLTGLFLLRHVLEPRGQVHSDARAGFINALTRQQARAAISAP, from the coding sequence ATGGAATGGACCGACGAAGGCATCGTGCTGGGCGTGCGGCGGCATGGCGAATCCAGCGCCATCGTCGAGCTCTTGACGCGCGGGCACGGCCGCCACCTCGGCCTCGTGCGCGGCGGCGCCGGCTCGCGGATGCGGCCCTTGCTGCAGCCGGGGAACAGCGTCAGCGTTGTCTGGCGGGCGCGGCTCGACGAGCATCTCGGCACCTACGCGATCGAGGGCTTGAAGCTGCGCGCGGCCACGTTGCTGGGATCGTCCCACGGCGTCTACGGCGTCACCCATCTCGCCTCGATTGCACGCCTCCTGCCAGAGCGCGATCCGCATGAGGAGATATTCACGCAGCTCCAGCATTCGCTCGATGATTTCGACGACATCGGCAGCGCCGCCGTGCACGTCATCCATTTCGAGCTGGCGATGCTCGGCGAGCTCGGCTTCGGGCTGGCGCTGGAGAATTGCGCGGTGACCGGCGAGCCCACGGACCTGATCTACGTCTCGCCGAAATCCGGCGGCGCGGTGTCGCGCGGCGCGGGCGAGCCGTGGCGCGACCGCCTGTTGCGCCTGCCGCCTTTTCTACGCCAGGGCGAGGTGCAGGGGGAGCTTACCGACGAGGATCTCCAGGATGGCTTTCGACTCACCGGCCTGTTCCTGCTGCGCCATGTGCTGGAGCCGCGCGGGCAGGTCCATTCCGACGCGCGGGCCGGCTTCATCAACGCGCTGACGCGACAGCAGGCCAGAGCCGCAATTTCCGCGCCATGA
- the era gene encoding GTPase Era — MTAEASGETPPATRCGFVALIGAPNVGKSTLVNALVGAKVTIVSRKVQTTRALIRGIVIENNAQIILVDTPGIFLPKRRLDRAMVSTAWSGAHDADLVCVLLDAKTGIDEEAEAILTKAASVNHEKILVINKVDLVQREKLLALAQAANERMKFARTFMIAAISGDGVDDLRKTLSEMVPAGPFLYPEDQMSDAPMRQLAAEITREKIYQKLHQELPYQSTVETEKWEERKDKSVRIEQTIFVERESQRKIVLGKGGATIKSIGADSRKELMQILDVPVHLFLFVKVRENWGDDPDRYREMGLDFPRE, encoded by the coding sequence ATGACGGCTGAAGCAAGCGGCGAGACGCCCCCTGCGACGCGCTGCGGTTTCGTTGCGCTGATCGGCGCGCCGAATGTCGGCAAGTCCACGCTGGTCAATGCGCTGGTCGGGGCCAAGGTCACGATCGTCTCGCGCAAGGTGCAGACCACGCGCGCGCTGATCCGCGGCATCGTCATCGAGAACAACGCGCAGATCATTCTGGTCGATACGCCCGGTATCTTCCTGCCGAAGCGGAGGCTCGACCGGGCCATGGTCTCGACCGCCTGGAGCGGGGCGCATGACGCCGATCTCGTCTGCGTGCTGCTCGACGCCAAAACAGGGATCGACGAGGAGGCCGAGGCGATCCTCACCAAGGCGGCCAGCGTCAACCACGAGAAGATCCTCGTCATCAACAAGGTCGATCTGGTCCAGCGCGAGAAGCTGCTGGCGCTGGCGCAGGCCGCCAACGAGCGTATGAAGTTCGCACGGACCTTCATGATCGCGGCGATCTCGGGCGACGGCGTCGACGACCTCCGCAAGACGCTGTCCGAGATGGTGCCGGCAGGTCCGTTCCTTTACCCCGAGGACCAGATGTCGGACGCGCCGATGCGGCAGCTCGCGGCCGAGATCACGCGCGAAAAAATCTATCAGAAGCTGCACCAGGAATTGCCCTACCAGTCCACGGTCGAGACCGAGAAGTGGGAGGAGCGCAAGGACAAGTCGGTGCGGATCGAGCAGACGATCTTCGTCGAGCGCGAAAGCCAGCGCAAGATCGTGCTCGGCAAGGGCGGCGCCACCATCAAGTCGATCGGAGCGGACTCGCGCAAGGAATTGATGCAGATCCTGGACGTGCCGGTCCACCTGTTCCTGTTCGTCAAGGTGCGCGAGAACTGGGGCGACGATCCCGATCGCTACCGCGAGATGGGCCTGGACTTTCCGAGAGAATAA
- the lepB gene encoding signal peptidase I, which yields MSVTSGTKTESGIGETIRVVIHALLIALVIRTFLFQPFNIPSGSMKATLLVGDYLFVSKYSYGYSHYSIPFSPPLFSGRIWGSDPARGDIVVFRLPKDDSTDYIKRVIGLPGDRIQMRDGLLYINDTPVERQRMSEYVGEEPCGSEGGGISRVKRWKETLPNGVSYETLDCADNGYVDNTNVYTVPSGHFFMMGDNRDNSTDSRFLGQVGYVPQENLIGRAQMIFFSIGEGEHAWMFWRWPWAVRWNRFFKIVR from the coding sequence ATGAGCGTGACTTCGGGAACAAAAACTGAGAGCGGCATCGGCGAAACGATCCGGGTCGTGATCCACGCTCTCCTGATCGCGCTTGTGATCCGCACCTTCCTGTTCCAGCCCTTCAACATCCCGTCCGGCTCGATGAAGGCGACGCTGCTGGTCGGCGACTATCTGTTCGTCTCGAAATATTCCTACGGCTACAGCCACTATTCGATTCCGTTCTCGCCGCCGCTGTTCTCCGGGCGGATCTGGGGCTCGGATCCTGCCCGCGGCGACATCGTCGTGTTTCGGCTGCCGAAAGACGATTCCACCGATTACATCAAGCGCGTGATCGGCCTTCCCGGCGACCGCATCCAGATGCGGGACGGGCTGCTCTACATCAACGACACGCCGGTCGAGCGGCAGCGGATGAGCGAATATGTCGGCGAGGAGCCCTGCGGTTCGGAAGGCGGCGGCATCTCCCGGGTGAAGCGCTGGAAGGAGACGTTGCCGAACGGCGTGTCCTACGAGACGCTCGACTGCGCCGACAACGGTTACGTCGACAACACCAACGTCTACACCGTGCCATCGGGCCATTTCTTCATGATGGGCGACAACCGCGACAACTCCACCGACAGCCGCTTCCTCGGCCAGGTCGGCTATGTTCCGCAGGAGAATCTGATCGGCCGCGCGCAGATGATCTTCTTCTCCATCGGCGAAGGCGAGCATGCCTGGATGTTCTGGCGCTGGCCGTGGGCGGTGCGCTGGAATCGCTTCTTCAAAATCGTCCGATGA